Proteins encoded within one genomic window of Haladaptatus sp. QDMS2:
- a CDS encoding cob(I)yrinic acid a,c-diamide adenosyltransferase translates to MKIYTKRGDEGKTDLSNMARVSKASHRIEAYGSVDEVNALVGVVRPTGYDDVDEMLRSIQNHLHIVQADFANPDPKADAPVIRDEHVEQLETWMDDLDTELDPLKSFILPSGSEPGAKLHHARAVCRRAERRAVALINEEEANPAAVKYLNRLSDALFVLARVVNKREGVPEESPTY, encoded by the coding sequence ATGAAGATTTACACCAAACGCGGCGACGAGGGGAAGACCGACCTCTCGAACATGGCGCGCGTCTCGAAGGCGAGCCACCGAATCGAAGCCTACGGGAGCGTAGACGAGGTGAACGCGCTGGTCGGCGTTGTCCGACCGACGGGCTACGACGACGTAGACGAGATGCTTCGGTCGATTCAGAATCACCTCCACATCGTGCAGGCGGACTTCGCGAATCCCGACCCGAAGGCGGACGCGCCCGTGATTCGCGACGAACACGTCGAACAATTGGAGACGTGGATGGACGACCTCGATACGGAACTCGACCCGCTCAAGAGCTTCATCCTGCCCTCGGGCAGCGAACCCGGCGCGAAACTCCACCACGCCCGGGCGGTCTGTCGCCGGGCAGAGCGTCGTGCCGTCGCGCTCATCAACGAAGAGGAGGCGAACCCGGCGGCGGTGAAGTACCTGAACCGGCTCTCTGACGCGCTGTTCGTCCTCGCACGCGTGGTCAACAAACGCGAGGGCGTCCCCGAAGAGTCCCCCACCTACTGA
- a CDS encoding MBL fold metallo-hydrolase codes for MFTRLSIPTPFRVGAVNAYLSGRTVVDPGPDSEEAWAALLDGLEANGMTPADLRQVVVTHPHPDHFGLASRLKAEGASVVVSPEAARIMADFPGRLQHEQTFFADFFERNGMSAATANAVVDLPESYLSYAPSVETDTEVTEDDRIEINGEPLVAKRVTGHAIGELIFAFDEGNERHAIVGDNVLNEITPNPLLQPPEPGEDERPRPLPAFNESLRRLEEAEYDRFLPGHRTIIENPTERIGEMLDAHEARTEKVYGLVDGPTTAVEIMGELFGDLPVTEFFPGMSEAVGHLDVLESRGKVTAHENGGVIVYERT; via the coding sequence ATGTTCACACGGCTTTCGATTCCCACGCCGTTTCGGGTCGGGGCGGTAAACGCCTATCTCTCGGGCCGGACGGTCGTCGATCCCGGTCCCGATAGCGAGGAGGCGTGGGCGGCTCTCCTGGACGGACTCGAAGCGAACGGAATGACGCCGGCAGACCTCCGACAGGTCGTCGTCACCCATCCCCACCCCGACCACTTCGGACTGGCTTCACGACTGAAAGCCGAGGGCGCGAGCGTCGTCGTGAGTCCCGAGGCTGCCCGCATCATGGCCGACTTCCCCGGACGACTGCAGCACGAGCAGACGTTCTTCGCCGATTTCTTCGAGCGCAACGGGATGTCCGCGGCGACGGCCAACGCGGTCGTGGACCTTCCCGAATCCTACCTCTCCTACGCGCCGAGCGTCGAGACGGACACGGAAGTCACAGAGGACGACCGCATCGAAATCAACGGCGAACCCCTCGTCGCAAAGCGGGTGACGGGCCACGCAATCGGCGAACTCATCTTCGCGTTCGACGAGGGTAACGAGCGTCATGCCATCGTCGGCGACAACGTCCTGAACGAGATTACGCCGAATCCGCTGCTTCAGCCGCCGGAACCCGGCGAAGACGAACGGCCACGTCCCCTTCCTGCGTTCAACGAATCGCTACGCCGACTCGAAGAAGCGGAGTACGACCGCTTCCTCCCTGGCCACCGGACCATTATCGAGAATCCCACCGAGCGAATCGGAGAGATGCTCGACGCCCACGAAGCGCGGACGGAGAAGGTGTACGGCCTCGTAGACGGGCCGACGACGGCGGTCGAAATCATGGGTGAGTTGTTCGGCGACCTCCCCGTCACCGAGTTCTTCCCAGGCATGAGCGAGGCCGTGGGCCATTTGGACGTCCTCGAATCGCGCGGGAAGGTCACGGCCCACGAAAACGGCGGGGTCATCGTCTACGAGCGAACATGA
- a CDS encoding adenine deaminase C-terminal domain-containing protein: protein MTRLQDVALGNTPADLVIQNASVLLPETGDQHDRAIAIVGDRIAALPADSGSVVGPDTTVVDATGQVAVPGFIDAHTHIEAQHAFEYAYPSVLEGGTTSVVTEVTGMGPMYGAEGVSELLSATDGLPVSVFATLTPQPLVNTFSPAWADDAEKDALTALLSHPSVVGVGEVDWIHVVGRDPPLFDLYERAREAGKPISGHGAGCKGTNLQAFASVIDNDHEAISGDEVIERLENGIHVIGRSGTIRDDTAAIADAYQEVGAADLSLSTDSLWPDDLQAGTCMDRVVRRAIEAGVSPEDAVRMATLNPARHFGFRDRGTLSPGARADVVLLSDLESVAVETVISGGEFVVENGDATVSPRPHDYPAHFYDSVGLPDSLDLSVPATVTRGGRVRAIEYVTGLFSRMATVEPAEAEGTLRAAPERDVLKVVAIDRHPDSDHEAFVGFLTGFGLGSGAVATTTVWEAGMTVAVGATDEAIQQAIAHVAKIGGGWAVVDEGEIIAEHRCRVAGVVADVPIEEAAAGVRAVREALWERGVEADQPMLAVATLTFLGVPTLKLTPHGYADVLAQELVGLTPDAQ, encoded by the coding sequence ATGACCCGTCTACAGGACGTGGCCCTCGGCAACACCCCCGCAGACCTCGTCATCCAGAACGCGAGCGTCCTGCTCCCAGAGACGGGCGACCAACACGACCGCGCCATCGCAATCGTCGGTGATCGCATCGCCGCGCTGCCCGCAGACTCAGGGTCAGTGGTCGGCCCCGACACCACCGTCGTGGATGCCACGGGGCAGGTCGCCGTCCCCGGGTTCATCGACGCCCACACGCACATAGAGGCCCAGCACGCCTTCGAATACGCCTACCCCTCCGTCCTCGAAGGCGGGACGACCAGCGTCGTCACCGAGGTGACGGGAATGGGGCCGATGTACGGAGCGGAAGGCGTCTCGGAGCTGCTCTCCGCCACCGACGGCCTCCCCGTCTCGGTGTTCGCCACGCTCACGCCACAGCCGCTCGTGAACACCTTCAGTCCCGCGTGGGCGGACGACGCGGAGAAAGACGCACTCACCGCACTTCTCTCGCACCCCAGCGTCGTTGGCGTCGGGGAGGTGGACTGGATTCACGTCGTCGGGCGCGACCCGCCACTTTTCGACCTCTACGAACGCGCCCGCGAGGCAGGGAAGCCAATCAGCGGCCATGGGGCTGGCTGCAAAGGGACCAATCTGCAAGCGTTCGCTTCGGTCATCGACAACGACCACGAGGCGATTTCCGGCGACGAGGTGATAGAACGCCTCGAAAACGGCATCCACGTCATCGGGCGGTCGGGAACCATCCGCGACGACACGGCGGCCATTGCAGACGCCTACCAGGAGGTCGGCGCGGCGGACCTTTCGCTCTCGACCGACAGCCTCTGGCCCGACGACCTGCAGGCAGGAACCTGCATGGACCGGGTGGTCCGCCGTGCCATCGAAGCAGGTGTCAGCCCGGAAGACGCCGTCCGCATGGCCACTCTCAATCCGGCCCGCCACTTCGGCTTTCGCGACCGAGGAACCCTCTCGCCGGGCGCACGGGCGGACGTCGTCCTTCTCTCCGACCTCGAATCGGTCGCGGTCGAAACCGTCATCTCGGGAGGTGAATTCGTCGTCGAGAACGGAGACGCAACTGTCTCTCCCCGACCCCACGACTACCCCGCCCACTTCTACGATAGCGTGGGTCTCCCCGACTCGCTCGACCTGAGCGTCCCAGCCACCGTCACACGAGGCGGACGCGTTCGCGCCATCGAGTACGTCACCGGCCTGTTCTCGAGGATGGCGACGGTCGAACCCGCCGAGGCAGAGGGCACACTCAGGGCCGCACCGGAGCGCGACGTGCTCAAAGTCGTCGCCATCGACCGCCACCCCGACAGCGACCACGAGGCGTTCGTGGGCTTTCTCACGGGCTTCGGCCTCGGCTCAGGTGCGGTGGCGACGACCACCGTCTGGGAGGCAGGAATGACCGTCGCCGTCGGCGCGACCGACGAGGCGATACAGCAAGCGATAGCCCACGTCGCAAAAATCGGCGGCGGGTGGGCCGTGGTGGACGAGGGCGAAATCATCGCCGAACACCGCTGCCGGGTCGCGGGCGTCGTCGCAGACGTCCCAATCGAGGAGGCCGCAGCAGGCGTGCGGGCGGTGCGCGAGGCGCTCTGGGAGCGCGGCGTCGAAGCCGACCAGCCGATGCTCGCGGTGGCGACGCTCACCTTCCTCGGCGTCCCCACCCTCAAGCTGACCCCACACGGCTACGCGGACGTGCTGGCACAGGAACTGGTCGGGTTGACGCCCGACGCTCAGTAG